ACTAAAGTAGAAATCAGATTAACTACGCATGAAAAAAACGGCCTAACAAACATAGATTTTAAGTTGGCAGACGCCATTGAGTTTCTTCTTTCAAACTTGTGACGACTGATTTTCAAGAAAACTTAAAGCTTTTCTTTATTTCCTTTCATCATTGTCAAAAGGCTCTCAGCTAAATTAATATCCAATTTCAATAACGACTTGTAGGTTCGCCTTGCAGATTCCGTATCTCCAGCGTTGATATATGCGACACCCAAGTTATAGTAAGCGGTTCTATTTTCTGGTTGAATTCTTACGACCTGCTCATACGCATAAAGCGCATTTTGATATTTATGCGTCTTGGTATAAATAATCCCCAAATTGTAGTAGCATTCTGCGAAATCTTTATTCATGCGAAGTGCGGAACCAAACGCCCGAATCGCTTGATCATATTCTTCTAAATTGACATGACTCACACCTATTTGATACAAAATTTCAGGATCGTTCGAATTTAACTTAAATGCGTTTTGAAACGCCACAATGGCTTGGTTATTGTCTCCAGCACCTTGATAGCACTCACCTAAAGAGAAAAAGATAGCGGGATCGTTCGCGCCAATTTGAACGGCTTTATTTAAAGCAGCAACCGCTTTATCATATTGTTCCAATCTTTTATACGATAAGCCTAAATTGTAATACGCATCTATGAAATTTGGATCTAAATCCGCAGCTTTCTGATAAGCATCAACGGCGCTTTTGTCTAAGCCAATTCGCACACAGGCTTTGCCTAAATTATAATACGCATCACTATCTCCAGCTCGCAATTCTACGACATACGCAAACGCATCCTTAGCAGAATAAAAATTTCCACTCTGGTAATATGCGAGGCCTAAATTATAATAGCCTTCTGCATAGTTTGGACTGATTTTTACCGCATAGATGTACGCATTAATCGCATCATCGTATGCCTGCATCATGTAGTAAGCGCTACCCAAGTTAAAAAAGGCTTTTCCAGTGGGATTCTTTGTCGTTGCAGCTTCAAAAAGCACAGCGGCTTTTTCATATTTCTTATGTTTA
Above is a window of Chloroherpeton thalassium ATCC 35110 DNA encoding:
- a CDS encoding tetratricopeptide repeat protein, whose product is MLRIALILVMFLASAPIYALQEPLPSSLELRREVDRIMEMEPEKAAREFIRLGELYFKHKKYEKAAVLFEAATTKNPTGKAFFNLGSAYYMMQAYDDAINAYIYAVKISPNYAEGYYNLGLAYYQSGNFYSAKDAFAYVVELRAGDSDAYYNLGKACVRIGLDKSAVDAYQKAADLDPNFIDAYYNLGLSYKRLEQYDKAVAALNKAVQIGANDPAIFFSLGECYQGAGDNNQAIVAFQNAFKLNSNDPEILYQIGVSHVNLEEYDQAIRAFGSALRMNKDFAECYYNLGIIYTKTHKYQNALYAYEQVVRIQPENRTAYYNLGVAYINAGDTESARRTYKSLLKLDINLAESLLTMMKGNKEKL